The Staphylococcus sp. KG4-3 genome has a window encoding:
- the licT gene encoding BglG family transcription antiterminator LicT has protein sequence MKINKIINNNVISVLHNKQERVVMGKGIGFQKHEGDIVEESKIDKIFDLSSQEISERFKTLLIEVPIEVVQAVEKIIEVAKVEYHKDLSDTIYVALTDHINFAIERQQQGMTIKNGLLWEIKKFYPTEYEIGIRALEWIDESAAVKLPVDEAAFIAIHLLNAEHNNLADYNQVTEMVRNILSLIKYHFRLEFDEESLTYFRFVTHLKFLAQRIYAKNPLNTSEMELYEIVKEKYKDAFRCVKKIESFLMKKYQYEMTHDEALYLTIHIQRLISRNESVDN, from the coding sequence ATGAAAATAAATAAAATCATAAATAACAATGTGATTAGTGTTCTGCACAATAAACAAGAGCGTGTCGTTATGGGAAAAGGGATTGGGTTTCAAAAACACGAAGGAGATATCGTAGAAGAATCGAAGATTGATAAGATTTTTGATTTAAGTAGTCAAGAGATATCAGAACGTTTCAAAACGTTATTAATCGAAGTGCCAATCGAGGTTGTTCAAGCAGTTGAGAAGATTATTGAGGTTGCTAAGGTTGAATATCATAAAGACTTGAGTGATACGATTTATGTCGCACTCACAGATCATATAAACTTTGCAATTGAGCGTCAACAACAAGGTATGACGATAAAAAACGGCTTATTATGGGAAATTAAAAAATTCTACCCTACTGAGTACGAGATTGGGATACGTGCTTTGGAATGGATTGATGAAAGTGCAGCTGTTAAATTACCAGTTGATGAAGCAGCGTTCATCGCGATTCATTTGCTCAATGCAGAACATAATAATTTAGCGGATTACAACCAAGTGACTGAAATGGTACGAAATATCTTAAGTTTAATTAAATATCATTTTAGATTAGAGTTTGATGAAGAAAGCCTAACTTATTTTAGATTTGTAACCCATTTAAAATTTTTAGCACAACGTATTTATGCTAAGAACCCACTTAATACAAGTGAAATGGAACTCTATGAAATCGTGAAAGAAAAGTACAAAGATGCGTTTAGGTGTGTGAAGAAGATTGAATCATTTTTAATGAAAAAGTATCAATATGAAATGACACATGACGAAGCATTATACTTAACGATTCATATCCAAAGATTAATTTCTAGAAATGAAAGCGTTGACAATTAA
- the ascB gene encoding 6-phospho-beta-glucosidase, protein MTIKTFPENFLWGGAIAANQTEGAWNIGGRGLSNIDLIPHGPNRQDIKLGYKASQLSNTEYYPSHTGIDFYHHYKEDIAMLAEMGLKVFRTSISWSRIYPNGDEATPNQAGIDYYTDLFKTCKEHNISLLVTLAHFDIPMGVVEQYGGWKNRKTIDLYIKFAETCFENFGSYVDYWIPFNEINVVLHSPFSGGGLYFDENEDRETLLYQAAHYMLVASAKAVESCHRITLDAQIGCMIAGGSFYPYSCNPEDIWQSMIDERTNTFFVDVQAKGKYPYYMESLFKSKGIQIDITDHDKEVLKQTVDFVAFSYYASRTSIADITRVEKNEGNVIVSAKNPYLKMSDWGWVVDPLGLRITMNQIYERFEKPLFVVENGLGAKDVIEADGSIQDNYRIDYMQQHIQAMHDGIQDGVPLLGYISWGIIDLVSASTGEMSKRYGMIFVDKDDAGNGTLKRKKKKSFDWYKRVIQQNGIEI, encoded by the coding sequence ATGACGATAAAAACTTTTCCAGAAAATTTTCTTTGGGGCGGCGCTATTGCAGCAAATCAGACAGAGGGTGCGTGGAATATTGGAGGGAGAGGTCTAAGTAATATAGATTTAATCCCACATGGACCAAACAGACAAGACATCAAATTAGGATATAAAGCGTCGCAATTAAGCAATACAGAATATTATCCAAGCCATACAGGTATTGATTTTTATCATCATTATAAAGAAGATATTGCTATGCTTGCTGAAATGGGATTGAAAGTCTTTAGAACCTCTATTTCATGGAGTAGAATTTATCCGAATGGTGATGAAGCAACTCCTAACCAAGCCGGTATTGATTATTACACAGACTTATTTAAAACATGTAAAGAACATAATATCTCGTTACTCGTAACATTGGCACATTTTGATATTCCTATGGGAGTCGTTGAGCAGTATGGTGGTTGGAAGAATAGAAAAACAATTGATTTATATATTAAATTTGCAGAAACGTGTTTTGAAAATTTTGGTTCGTATGTTGATTATTGGATTCCATTTAATGAAATTAATGTTGTGTTACACAGCCCATTTTCAGGCGGTGGATTATATTTTGATGAAAATGAGGATAGAGAAACATTGTTATATCAAGCAGCACATTATATGTTAGTTGCAAGTGCTAAAGCTGTGGAAAGTTGTCACCGTATCACGCTTGATGCTCAAATAGGTTGCATGATTGCAGGCGGTAGTTTTTATCCGTACAGCTGTAACCCAGAAGACATCTGGCAGTCTATGATTGATGAAAGGACAAATACATTCTTTGTAGATGTCCAAGCTAAAGGGAAGTACCCTTACTATATGGAATCATTATTTAAGTCTAAAGGAATCCAAATTGATATTACTGACCATGATAAAGAGGTTTTGAAACAAACCGTAGATTTTGTAGCATTTAGCTATTATGCATCTAGAACCTCTATTGCTGATATTACAAGAGTAGAGAAAAATGAAGGTAATGTAATAGTGTCAGCTAAAAATCCATACTTAAAGATGAGTGACTGGGGATGGGTTGTCGATCCACTTGGTTTAAGGATTACGATGAATCAAATATATGAACGTTTTGAGAAACCACTATTTGTGGTTGAAAATGGATTGGGAGCAAAAGATGTCATAGAAGCAGACGGCAGTATCCAAGATAACTACCGTATTGATTATATGCAACAGCATATACAAGCGATGCATGATGGCATTCAAGACGGTGTACCATTACTTGGTTACATTAGTTGGGGAATTATAGATTTAGTATCAGCGTCCACAGGTGAAATGAGTAAACGTTATGGTATGATATTTGTTGATAAAGACGACGCTGGTAATGGCACCTTAAAACGTAAGAAAAAGAAATCATTTGATTGGTATAAAAGAGTCATACAACAAAATGGTATAGAAATATAA
- a CDS encoding metallophosphoesterase family protein, producing MNQKKHQSIAFRAAASLVLLFSLIATPQAVHASESEKAADNTNPTTQQESNNKIKLLDKKPKVEDIKKQNKPNRIITNINGNPQSEMGFSWYTSDKFNDSKVWVSESKNFKNAKSFDADAQKVDSKYLERDKHGNIIFKDIAKNDEGEPVKGKDGKEKVNGYYTDKHAGGPEWMSGDKHGKTSLITEAEYTYKAQAKDLKPNTKYYYKVGSDDGKKSQVGQFKTAGKKGDPFNFVQYTDTQNAFWNENVRNEATFGADTLKNAIQTAGDPSFALHTGDFIETAEVEDEWKDLYKQSRPSFMSLPVVATAGNHDEYALNEEDEKLLTKFNEHVNVPKENDAVNGGSYYSFDYNGAHMVVANTNDNKKSKDNPDEKAIGKKQMEWIKKDIKKARDNGSNWVVLNLHKPMYSKSYHALSDKDVKKIREELTKEIDELDVDLVLQGHDHVLSRTHPLEHTSTKNSFVNAKKEDTKQFVGQDNVTYYDNPKGSVYVLPNTGGTKEYDSIYDRSLEHIKKVRPELSWLTEKDLEHYNSLFKLGEQPQETDAFKDSHSNNRDSSSQNFSVYEVEGNTLKVKIYQLNGDISKGEQRNVELVDEFGIQKDNK from the coding sequence ATGAATCAGAAGAAACATCAATCGATTGCTTTCCGCGCTGCAGCAAGTTTAGTCTTATTATTTAGTCTTATTGCTACACCACAAGCAGTACACGCAAGTGAATCAGAGAAGGCTGCCGATAATACCAATCCAACAACTCAACAAGAGAGTAATAACAAAATAAAACTTTTAGATAAAAAGCCTAAAGTTGAAGATATCAAAAAGCAAAACAAACCGAACCGAATTATTACAAATATAAATGGTAATCCACAGTCAGAAATGGGTTTTAGCTGGTATACATCAGATAAATTTAATGATTCCAAAGTATGGGTCTCAGAGTCTAAGAACTTTAAAAATGCTAAATCATTTGATGCAGATGCTCAAAAAGTAGATTCAAAGTATCTTGAAAGAGATAAACATGGAAATATCATTTTTAAAGATATTGCTAAAAATGATGAAGGTGAACCAGTAAAAGGTAAAGACGGTAAAGAAAAAGTGAATGGTTATTATACAGATAAACATGCTGGCGGACCAGAATGGATGAGTGGTGACAAGCATGGTAAAACAAGCTTGATAACTGAAGCAGAGTATACATACAAAGCTCAAGCAAAAGATTTAAAACCGAATACGAAGTACTACTATAAAGTAGGAAGTGATGATGGTAAAAAGAGCCAAGTTGGACAGTTTAAAACAGCAGGCAAGAAAGGCGACCCATTTAATTTTGTACAATATACAGATACGCAAAATGCATTTTGGAATGAAAATGTAAGAAATGAAGCTACATTTGGTGCAGATACATTGAAAAATGCTATTCAAACGGCTGGAGATCCTAGCTTTGCTTTACACACAGGTGACTTTATTGAAACAGCAGAAGTTGAAGATGAATGGAAAGATTTATATAAACAATCGCGTCCGTCATTCATGTCATTACCAGTTGTAGCTACAGCAGGAAATCATGATGAATATGCATTAAATGAAGAAGATGAAAAACTATTAACTAAATTTAATGAGCACGTGAACGTACCAAAAGAAAATGACGCTGTAAATGGTGGTTCTTACTATTCATTTGATTACAATGGCGCACACATGGTTGTTGCAAATACAAATGACAACAAAAAATCTAAAGACAACCCAGACGAAAAAGCAATTGGCAAAAAACAAATGGAATGGATTAAGAAAGACATCAAAAAAGCACGTGATAATGGTTCGAACTGGGTAGTATTAAATCTACACAAACCAATGTACTCTAAGTCTTATCACGCTTTATCAGACAAAGATGTGAAGAAAATTAGAGAAGAGTTAACAAAAGAAATCGACGAGTTAGATGTAGATTTAGTCTTACAAGGTCATGATCATGTATTATCACGTACACATCCACTAGAACATACATCGACGAAAAACAGTTTCGTGAATGCTAAAAAAGAAGACACTAAACAATTTGTAGGCCAAGATAACGTAACATATTATGATAATCCCAAAGGTTCTGTGTATGTGTTGCCAAATACAGGTGGAACAAAAGAATATGATAGTATTTATGACCGTTCTTTAGAACATATTAAAAAGGTGAGACCAGAATTAAGTTGGTTAACTGAAAAAGATTTAGAACACTATAACAGCCTATTTAAATTAGGTGAGCAACCTCAAGAAACAGATGCCTTTAAAGATAGTCACTCAAATAACCGTGATTCTTCTTCACAAAACTTCTCAGTCTATGAAGTTGAAGGCAATACATTGAAAGTTAAAATTTATCAATTAAATGGTGACATTAGTAAAGGTGAACAGCGTAATGTTGAACTAGTTGATGAATTTGGTATTCAAAAAGATAATAAATAA
- the ascF gene encoding PTS cellobiose/arbutin/salicin transporter subunit IIBC: MGNEQRMADEILKNIGGSDNVKNLTHCMTRLRFVLKDENKADDEAIRDLDGVMGLRKQGGQYQIIVGNNVSRTYADLMKLGVSGGAKSNEPAEKKKLTPKQIGINILDAIIGTMSPLIPAIIGGSMIKLLVMILNMTGVLSFESSTFNILNTIGDAPFFFLPMLVAVSAARKFNSNVFLALAVAGVMVHPVFMDIMEKAAEGKAATFAYVPVMSVKYTYTIIPAIVMTWLLKYIEDIIDHITPIVMKNFLKPMLILLVAAPIAIIIVGPAGILIGTGLSQFVFFVHDQLGFLAVAIVGALWPLLVMTGMHRVFTPTIVQTIAETGKEGMVMPSEIGANLSLGGVSLAVAFKTKNRELRQTSLAAASSAIIAGITEPALYGVAIRLKRPMIASMITGFVAGSVAGLAGLASRSMASPGLFTSVQFIDQDNPMSILWIIVVMVLSIVLSFILTLVLGFEDIPEAEDDLLDAETKGDMIVEAPVEGKVKPIESVEDDVFSREVIGKSIAIEPTGNTIYAPITGTVTSVFPTKHAVGITGDEGVEVLIHVGIDTVKLEGEPFTSAVEQGDHVNSGEIIGSFDLTEIIEAGYDPTTIVVITNTDDYDSITSFDTVDVSANTSILGVVKK, translated from the coding sequence ATGGGAAATGAGCAAAGAATGGCTGATGAAATTTTAAAAAATATCGGCGGTAGTGATAATGTAAAAAATTTAACGCATTGCATGACACGTTTAAGATTTGTATTAAAGGACGAAAATAAGGCCGATGATGAAGCCATAAGAGATCTTGATGGGGTAATGGGTTTGCGAAAGCAAGGAGGACAATATCAAATTATTGTCGGCAATAATGTTTCACGAACGTATGCGGATCTAATGAAATTGGGAGTAAGTGGTGGCGCTAAAAGTAACGAACCCGCTGAAAAGAAAAAATTAACACCTAAACAAATAGGTATTAATATTTTAGATGCCATTATTGGTACGATGTCACCTTTAATACCTGCAATTATCGGTGGTTCAATGATTAAATTGTTAGTAATGATTTTAAATATGACTGGGGTATTATCATTTGAAAGTTCAACATTTAATATTCTAAATACGATTGGTGACGCGCCATTCTTCTTCTTACCTATGCTTGTTGCAGTATCAGCAGCTAGGAAATTTAACAGTAATGTATTCTTGGCATTAGCAGTAGCTGGGGTCATGGTTCATCCAGTATTTATGGATATTATGGAGAAAGCCGCTGAAGGTAAAGCAGCAACATTTGCATACGTACCAGTAATGTCCGTGAAATATACGTATACGATTATCCCTGCTATTGTTATGACTTGGCTGTTGAAATATATTGAAGATATAATTGATCACATTACGCCTATCGTTATGAAAAACTTTTTAAAACCTATGTTGATTTTGTTAGTTGCAGCGCCAATTGCAATTATTATTGTTGGTCCTGCTGGAATTTTAATAGGTACAGGGTTATCGCAATTTGTCTTCTTCGTACATGATCAATTAGGTTTCTTAGCAGTAGCCATTGTAGGTGCATTATGGCCGTTATTGGTTATGACAGGTATGCATCGTGTGTTCACACCAACAATTGTACAAACTATTGCAGAGACTGGTAAAGAAGGTATGGTTATGCCATCTGAAATTGGTGCAAATTTATCACTTGGTGGCGTTTCACTTGCAGTAGCATTTAAAACTAAAAATAGAGAGTTACGTCAAACATCATTGGCGGCAGCATCGTCAGCAATTATTGCAGGAATTACTGAACCAGCATTATATGGTGTAGCTATTCGATTAAAACGGCCTATGATTGCATCGATGATTACCGGATTTGTTGCAGGATCGGTTGCCGGTCTAGCGGGACTTGCGAGTCGATCAATGGCTTCACCTGGTCTGTTCACTAGTGTGCAATTTATAGATCAAGACAATCCTATGAGTATTTTATGGATTATTGTTGTAATGGTTTTATCTATTGTATTGTCATTTATTTTAACTTTAGTGCTTGGATTTGAAGATATACCAGAAGCAGAAGATGATTTATTAGATGCAGAGACGAAAGGTGACATGATTGTAGAAGCACCTGTTGAAGGTAAAGTGAAGCCGATTGAAAGTGTGGAAGATGATGTGTTTAGTCGAGAAGTGATTGGTAAGAGCATTGCGATTGAACCAACAGGTAATACAATATATGCGCCAATAACAGGAACAGTGACCTCAGTCTTCCCTACTAAGCATGCTGTTGGTATTACAGGTGACGAGGGCGTTGAAGTATTAATTCATGTAGGTATTGATACTGTTAAGCTAGAGGGCGAACCGTTTACATCTGCAGTTGAACAAGGTGACCATGTTAATAGTGGAGAGATTATTGGGTCCTTCGATTTAACTGAAATTATTGAAGCAGGTTATGATCCGACAACGATTGTAGTAATTACAAATACAGATGATTATGATTCTATTACGTCTTTCGATACTGTTGACGTTAGTGCTAATACATCAATATTAGGAGTGGTTAAAAAATGA